A genomic stretch from Leptospira ellinghausenii includes:
- a CDS encoding MotA/TolQ/ExbB proton channel family protein, with product MQDFVDIGEKIIFLVMLFASILAIAVFIERLIVYKRNFNKESESLLDSLTLLIRHRDLKGTEKLLESHPMENSYTRFIHFVLEREKENHKGLSELMEGKILKERLSLEERLPILNTLGNNTPFIGLLGTVLGVIKAFYGLGTLGNSGAEVVMRSISTALLATAAGLAVAIPVVMANNYFTRKMKLVLGQLEILSKEIHASFITSGKHNQSSSSTPNIHH from the coding sequence ATGCAAGATTTCGTAGACATTGGTGAAAAAATCATCTTTCTCGTGATGTTATTCGCGAGTATCCTCGCCATTGCTGTTTTCATCGAAAGGTTAATTGTTTATAAACGCAATTTTAACAAAGAATCTGAATCACTTCTCGATTCACTCACACTTCTGATTCGCCACCGTGATCTAAAAGGTACGGAAAAACTACTCGAAAGCCATCCTATGGAAAATTCTTATACACGATTCATTCATTTTGTTTTGGAACGTGAAAAAGAAAATCATAAAGGTTTATCGGAACTCATGGAAGGGAAAATTCTAAAAGAACGACTCAGTTTAGAAGAAAGACTTCCGATTCTAAACACTCTTGGGAACAACACTCCCTTCATTGGACTTTTGGGAACTGTGCTTGGAGTCATCAAAGCATTTTATGGTTTGGGTACTTTAGGTAACTCTGGTGCAGAAGTGGTGATGCGTAGTATTTCCACGGCCCTACTTGCTACTGCTGCTGGTCTTGCTGTTGCGATTCCTGTTGTGATGGCCAATAACTACTTCACTCGTAAAATGAAACTGGTATTAGGACAATTAGAAATTCTTTCGAAAGAGATCCATGCAAGTTTTATCACAAGTGGGAAACACAACCAATCCTCTAGTTCCACTCCCAACATTCACCACTAA
- a CDS encoding energy transducer TonB, with protein sequence MNSFTLFLQYKLRRFGLFRASLFVSVSLHVFCYLVYFILTLPSEAAFQETSMEDVDVSFEEIPPELIGGTSSPAPVEKQEWVEGSNKDAEDKPDNSDLNPNQLSGNGTDKDGFLFSFNGDRPPTPIIDFDLKAYFPEAAKAANISQKTVVVMVQVDEQGVLQGVKIVSGRAGYGFDEAAIKIIQRARFTPGYDKGKPTRMAHRLPISFDLEED encoded by the coding sequence ATGAATTCATTTACATTATTTTTACAATACAAACTCAGGCGGTTCGGTCTTTTCCGAGCCAGCTTATTTGTTTCTGTGAGTTTACATGTATTTTGTTATTTGGTATATTTTATTCTAACATTGCCAAGTGAAGCTGCGTTTCAAGAAACTTCAATGGAAGATGTGGATGTATCCTTTGAAGAAATTCCACCAGAACTCATTGGTGGAACTTCAAGCCCCGCTCCCGTCGAAAAACAAGAATGGGTAGAGGGATCGAATAAGGATGCGGAAGACAAACCCGATAATTCAGACTTAAACCCAAACCAACTTTCAGGGAATGGTACAGACAAAGATGGATTTTTGTTTTCATTTAATGGTGACAGGCCTCCCACACCTATCATTGATTTTGATCTAAAAGCATATTTCCCTGAAGCAGCAAAAGCTGCGAACATTAGCCAAAAGACAGTTGTAGTTATGGTGCAAGTTGACGAACAAGGTGTACTCCAAGGAGTCAAAATTGTTTCGGGACGAGCGGGATATGGGTTTGATGAAGCTGCGATTAAAATCATCCAACGTGCAAGGTTTACACCTGGTTATGACAAAGGAAAACCAACTCGGATGGCTCATAGATTGCCCATCAGTTTTGATTTAGAAGAGGATTAA
- a CDS encoding fibronectin type III domain-containing protein → MFRNTKQKIAIGTLLFIVGLIVVSFQTKPITGKTETKSSLKKPGLTPDPFALYQSIPPFTSDISPSDLPSNIDFSADFPTPMDQGTGKDNVGFTVGYGLISYLEAGKKGIRNLSSIGPNSANGQKLLYSANFIYNQLNSGKDQAVSLLDALVLATSRGSVPIELMNESSNNLRVRPKANIVEIGRKARLGRIFKIEPHDLSSIKLALAEKKPVLIGYLVYENFLDPKPDAIFQQGNGEVLGAQSLVILGYNDKKKAFKVWNTWGTNWGDQGYLWISYDSFPKHTKSIYVANPSEGNQLLTESKLMNELESLEFGEHNLFPPKEVYASRGDFSDRIRISWSSEKRAIGYEVYRKRKIDTKYQLVGLSKQPYFDDFGVQKNTAYHYKVASLDENYLSKPSIDSNDGYASEPTKPAGILPVTNLRASVAPTNDRILLEWDNHSIPTTYIVYKWNAMARIFRFLGKTEKNSYTDLKASRNGDNEIYQVVPERNQLEGESSYYVSAHLDPSEVLKPRPEHFTASKGLYPGVTVLQWEGSPSATAYHIFRKTNGSWKRIAKTTDLLYKDHEPSEKESFYAVTAEFEGELYSFPSEPDIGYASLVAGRSLSVKAPELSITENRKSGELWFSWNVIPKVTSYKILMRKKNEEDWSLVKETSESNFKLQNLSKNQFYFFVIQSVQKGVGESLYSSPVTAVLSETVPDIKKVKTFGESAIQKFIGPWTAMYWDGKNKVKPVRLTIEAEDAEGNIVMKWNDNPIFRGKNIVDSDLIEEKGKWKIKLSPNYESLSGEFEDKGLVPEKSQLSFIRE, encoded by the coding sequence ATGTTCCGGAATACAAAACAAAAAATTGCAATTGGTACTTTATTATTCATTGTTGGACTAATCGTTGTTAGTTTTCAAACAAAACCAATTACAGGGAAAACAGAAACCAAATCTTCTTTAAAAAAACCAGGTCTTACTCCAGACCCATTTGCTTTATACCAAAGTATTCCTCCCTTTACTTCCGATATTTCCCCATCAGATTTACCTTCCAATATCGACTTTAGTGCAGACTTTCCTACACCAATGGACCAAGGCACAGGGAAAGATAACGTAGGATTTACAGTTGGTTATGGCCTTATTTCGTATTTAGAAGCCGGAAAAAAGGGGATTCGCAATCTATCTTCAATTGGTCCAAATTCTGCGAATGGACAAAAACTTCTGTATTCCGCAAATTTCATTTATAACCAATTGAACAGTGGGAAAGACCAAGCAGTTTCCCTACTTGATGCCTTGGTTCTTGCAACGAGTAGAGGATCTGTTCCCATTGAACTCATGAATGAATCAAGTAACAATCTGAGGGTTCGACCAAAAGCAAACATTGTAGAAATAGGACGAAAAGCAAGGCTTGGGCGAATTTTTAAAATTGAACCTCACGACCTCTCTTCCATTAAACTTGCATTAGCTGAGAAAAAACCAGTTTTAATTGGATATTTGGTTTATGAAAATTTTCTAGATCCAAAACCAGATGCCATTTTCCAACAAGGGAATGGAGAAGTTTTAGGAGCACAATCCCTTGTAATTTTGGGATATAATGACAAAAAGAAAGCGTTTAAAGTTTGGAATACTTGGGGAACCAATTGGGGGGACCAAGGGTATCTTTGGATCTCTTATGATAGTTTCCCAAAACACACCAAATCGATTTATGTTGCGAATCCTTCAGAGGGAAACCAATTACTCACAGAATCAAAATTGATGAATGAATTGGAGTCATTGGAATTTGGTGAACATAATTTATTCCCACCGAAAGAAGTTTATGCATCCCGAGGGGATTTTTCTGATCGGATTAGAATCTCATGGTCGAGCGAAAAACGAGCTATTGGGTACGAAGTGTACAGAAAACGTAAAATTGATACGAAATACCAACTTGTAGGACTTTCCAAACAACCCTATTTCGATGATTTTGGTGTTCAAAAGAATACTGCCTACCATTACAAAGTCGCTAGCTTGGATGAAAATTATTTATCCAAACCTTCCATTGATTCAAACGATGGTTATGCGTCAGAGCCAACAAAACCTGCAGGCATTTTACCTGTCACGAATTTAAGAGCATCTGTTGCTCCAACGAATGACCGTATCCTATTGGAATGGGACAATCATTCCATTCCTACTACTTATATTGTCTACAAATGGAACGCAATGGCACGGATTTTCCGCTTTTTAGGAAAAACTGAAAAAAATTCTTACACGGATTTAAAAGCCAGTCGTAACGGTGACAACGAAATTTACCAAGTTGTTCCAGAACGAAACCAATTAGAAGGAGAATCCAGTTATTACGTATCTGCGCATTTAGATCCTTCTGAGGTTTTAAAACCCAGACCTGAACATTTCACCGCTTCCAAAGGATTGTATCCAGGTGTGACCGTCTTACAATGGGAAGGTTCTCCAAGTGCAACAGCTTACCATATCTTTCGAAAAACAAATGGTTCCTGGAAGCGCATTGCCAAAACCACAGATTTACTCTACAAGGACCATGAGCCATCTGAAAAAGAATCCTTTTATGCAGTCACAGCAGAATTCGAAGGGGAATTGTATAGTTTCCCATCTGAACCAGATATAGGATATGCATCACTAGTTGCAGGGAGGTCTTTAAGTGTAAAGGCTCCTGAATTATCAATTACAGAAAATCGTAAATCTGGTGAACTCTGGTTTAGTTGGAATGTAATTCCAAAAGTCACTTCTTATAAAATTCTGATGAGAAAAAAGAATGAAGAAGACTGGAGTCTTGTCAAAGAAACTTCAGAATCTAATTTTAAATTACAAAATCTTTCGAAAAATCAATTTTATTTTTTTGTGATTCAATCTGTGCAAAAAGGAGTTGGGGAAAGTTTGTATTCCTCTCCTGTCACTGCTGTTTTATCGGAAACTGTTCCCGATATTAAGAAAGTAAAAACTTTTGGCGAATCCGCCATACAGAAGTTTATCGGGCCTTGGACCGCTATGTATTGGGATGGAAAAAACAAAGTGAAACCAGTTCGATTGACCATCGAAGCTGAAGACGCTGAAGGGAACATTGTCATGAAATGGAATGACAATCCAATCTTTCGTGGCAAAAATATTGTAGATTCTGATTTAATTGAAGAAAAAGGAAAATGGAAAATTAAACTATCTCCAAACTATGAATCTTTATCAGGTGAATTTGAAGACAAAGGTTTAGTCCCAGAAAAAAGCCAACTATCATTTATCCGTGAATAA
- a CDS encoding acyl-CoA thioesterase: MIVTHTTEIPVLWSHLDANGHVNNGVYQSYLDEARMQALEKIGFSIREMRENLVGPVVLKAELNYHKPLNHPDSVRIETGFRDMTAVRGTVVQNMYRVSDGVLVCEAIFSAIFFDFAKKRPWKIPKHFFDQLTTA, from the coding sequence ATGATAGTGACTCATACAACTGAAATTCCCGTATTATGGAGCCATTTGGATGCCAATGGGCATGTTAATAATGGAGTGTACCAATCCTATTTGGATGAAGCAAGGATGCAGGCATTAGAGAAGATTGGGTTTTCCATTCGAGAGATGAGAGAGAATCTGGTCGGTCCTGTGGTCTTAAAGGCCGAGTTAAATTACCACAAACCATTGAATCATCCCGATTCGGTTCGAATTGAAACTGGATTTCGGGATATGACTGCCGTAAGGGGAACTGTCGTACAAAATATGTATCGGGTTTCCGATGGTGTTCTAGTCTGCGAAGCTATCTTTTCGGCTATATTTTTTGATTTTGCCAAAAAAAGACCTTGGAAAATTCCAAAACATTTTTTTGACCAACTAACAACTGCCTAA
- a CDS encoding TetR/AcrR family transcriptional regulator, with protein sequence MKRSPKIRILEIAKNRFYRQGYHHTGINQIIRESATAKASFYDHFPSKQTLGVHVIRAYGVDVLVWFRKILRNSSTPNDFISEMSQAMLDQVRTNDSYYQGCPIAIFSSQFPVGEKPFSDEFKRIVIRWESILSTAIQKWKSKGLIQKNTKELELARDLINLYEGSLMNWRISMNEDYILRAMLQIKERFKTEINK encoded by the coding sequence ATGAAACGTTCACCCAAAATTAGGATTCTCGAAATTGCCAAAAACAGATTTTACAGGCAAGGGTATCACCACACGGGGATCAACCAAATCATCCGAGAATCTGCGACAGCTAAAGCAAGTTTTTATGATCATTTCCCCTCCAAACAAACTTTAGGTGTTCACGTCATTAGAGCCTATGGTGTTGATGTGCTTGTATGGTTTCGCAAAATCCTTCGTAATTCCTCTACACCCAATGACTTTATATCGGAAATGTCCCAAGCAATGTTAGACCAAGTAAGAACGAATGATTCATATTACCAAGGTTGCCCCATTGCCATTTTTTCTAGCCAATTCCCTGTAGGCGAAAAACCATTTAGTGATGAATTCAAAAGGATTGTCATTCGTTGGGAGTCAATTTTAAGTACAGCCATTCAGAAATGGAAATCAAAAGGATTGATACAAAAAAATACAAAAGAATTAGAATTAGCAAGGGATCTGATCAATCTCTACGAAGGATCTCTTATGAACTGGCGAATTTCAATGAATGAAGATTACATCCTCCGTGCGATGTTACAAATCAAAGAAAGATTCAAAACAGAAATTAATAAATAG
- a CDS encoding LA_0364 family Cys-rich lipoprotein yields MRGLIGSITFVFLLDCGSPFSFRSACYERNKCSTIEGACFLRNDAFYRVSTGASTYSNADLAAIVGSCLGLEKVCRKNCESGTIY; encoded by the coding sequence ATGAGAGGTTTGATTGGTTCTATCACTTTTGTATTTTTACTGGATTGTGGTTCGCCATTTTCGTTTCGTTCTGCTTGTTATGAGCGGAATAAGTGTTCTACAATTGAAGGTGCATGTTTTTTACGGAACGATGCATTTTATCGAGTATCAACTGGGGCGTCTACTTACAGTAACGCAGATTTGGCGGCCATTGTGGGTAGTTGCCTAGGATTAGAAAAAGTCTGTCGAAAAAACTGCGAAAGTGGAACTATTTATTAA
- a CDS encoding UTP--glucose-1-phosphate uridylyltransferase, with amino-acid sequence MEKETVDQLIRETMKQAGLSDAFIADFILKVDAVRNGETGIVRWEEVGDLDPKSDEISLESIHDSYPLDTTLLSKLVVIKLNGGLGTSMGLDKAKSLIPIKGNLSFLSVMAKQIEYLRNQYGIDVPLLFMDSYNTQEDSQKELNHSGFKQSLRSSFLQHKVPRLEAKTFAPIKTNVEKENWCPPGHGDIYFTMMEEGILDELLSKGFEIAFLSNGDNLGATVDPQIVSYLLKEDIHFAMEMTPKTLADKKGGAIYRKLVGGKMIQYELLETAQVPKEHEHEFSGLGKFRTFSTNNLWINLRALKERFQKGNFSLSLIVNPKQVSGKDVIQLETAMGSAVGNFSKFKGIIIPRDRFAPVKKTEDYLIRRSDAYVLNEDFSLTMTRERKQKGLGEVLVSLDEKFYKKIQQFDTLFVALPSLVECEELVVEGEILFDVPVKIKGKVKFQNVSGSLQKISSLSKTEFENQIISL; translated from the coding sequence ATGGAGAAAGAAACCGTAGACCAACTGATCCGCGAGACGATGAAACAGGCAGGTCTTTCTGATGCGTTCATCGCTGACTTTATACTTAAAGTAGACGCAGTCCGTAATGGTGAAACAGGGATCGTACGTTGGGAAGAGGTAGGAGATTTAGACCCCAAATCTGACGAAATTTCCCTTGAGTCCATCCATGATTCTTATCCTCTCGATACCACACTTCTATCGAAACTTGTTGTCATCAAGTTGAATGGGGGACTTGGGACAAGTATGGGACTCGACAAAGCAAAGTCCCTCATCCCGATCAAAGGGAATTTGTCTTTTTTATCCGTGATGGCAAAACAAATTGAATACCTTCGTAATCAATATGGTATCGATGTTCCTTTGTTATTCATGGATTCTTATAATACCCAAGAAGATTCTCAAAAAGAATTAAATCATAGTGGATTCAAACAATCGTTACGTTCTAGTTTTTTACAACATAAAGTTCCAAGATTAGAGGCAAAAACCTTTGCTCCCATCAAAACCAATGTAGAAAAGGAAAATTGGTGCCCACCTGGTCATGGTGATATTTATTTTACCATGATGGAAGAAGGGATTTTAGATGAACTTCTCTCCAAAGGATTTGAAATTGCTTTCCTTTCCAATGGGGATAATTTAGGCGCAACTGTAGACCCTCAAATCGTATCCTACTTACTCAAAGAAGATATCCATTTTGCAATGGAAATGACACCAAAAACTTTAGCGGATAAAAAAGGTGGAGCCATTTATCGTAAGTTAGTTGGTGGTAAAATGATTCAATACGAATTATTGGAAACGGCTCAAGTTCCAAAAGAACACGAACACGAATTTAGTGGACTTGGAAAATTCAGAACGTTTTCTACCAATAATCTTTGGATCAATTTGCGTGCACTCAAAGAAAGATTTCAAAAAGGAAACTTTTCTTTATCTCTCATCGTCAATCCAAAACAAGTTTCTGGAAAGGATGTCATCCAACTGGAAACAGCAATGGGAAGTGCGGTTGGTAATTTTTCAAAGTTTAAAGGGATCATCATTCCAAGAGATCGATTTGCACCTGTCAAAAAAACAGAAGACTATTTGATCCGCCGTTCGGATGCCTATGTATTAAATGAAGATTTTTCGTTAACAATGACAAGAGAAAGAAAGCAAAAAGGACTTGGCGAAGTTCTTGTTTCTTTGGATGAAAAATTCTATAAAAAAATCCAACAATTTGATACATTGTTTGTGGCCTTACCATCTTTAGTTGAATGTGAAGAATTGGTTGTGGAAGGTGAGATTTTATTTGATGTTCCTGTGAAAATAAAGGGAAAGGTGAAATTCCAAAACGTTTCTGGTTCACTTCAGAAAATTTCATCTTTATCAAAAACTGAATTTGAAAACCAAATCATTTCATTATGA
- a CDS encoding esterase/lipase family protein produces MFRFMEYLERFWAFVSFYLPSHLSIDNNKDKNILIVPGFRAGRFFYARLKSNLDNLGFKVGILSTLRNPTSLEEAIQHLAKQILTAPNEVTLIAHNTGGLLVLILPDEARRKVKRLITLGTPFHGSDRFTNTRFSYWGFESDWVKTNYKNALFFPLFQPLSAIEDFSFPPQESTEFGQGRDLWFDIPGNYNLVRRNENIRTLREFLGTPKDNINIAPSPKANPDFAVPKKIEVDFSKYEPAVYKKNQATLAKKKSSSNKELSKPSPKTKQKVKQTPKPKAKPKKKSKR; encoded by the coding sequence ATGTTTCGCTTCATGGAATATCTGGAACGATTTTGGGCTTTTGTATCATTTTACCTGCCTAGTCATTTGTCGATTGATAACAATAAAGATAAAAATATTCTCATTGTGCCTGGGTTTAGAGCCGGTCGTTTTTTTTATGCAAGACTAAAGTCAAATTTAGACAATCTGGGTTTCAAAGTTGGGATTTTGTCTACTTTACGAAACCCCACTTCGTTAGAAGAAGCAATCCAACACTTAGCGAAACAAATTTTAACAGCACCTAACGAAGTTACTTTGATCGCTCATAATACTGGTGGTCTATTGGTTTTGATTTTACCAGATGAAGCGAGACGAAAAGTAAAAAGATTAATCACTCTTGGAACTCCCTTTCATGGATCTGATCGATTTACCAATACAAGATTTTCGTATTGGGGTTTTGAATCGGATTGGGTGAAAACCAATTATAAAAACGCATTATTTTTTCCACTTTTCCAACCACTCTCTGCCATTGAAGATTTTAGTTTTCCCCCTCAAGAAAGTACCGAGTTTGGACAAGGACGTGACCTTTGGTTTGACATTCCAGGGAATTACAATCTTGTACGCAGGAATGAAAACATCCGAACATTACGTGAATTTTTAGGAACACCAAAAGATAATATTAATATCGCACCAAGTCCGAAAGCAAATCCTGACTTTGCAGTCCCTAAAAAAATCGAGGTTGATTTTTCTAAATATGAACCAGCTGTTTATAAAAAGAATCAAGCAACGTTAGCAAAAAAGAAATCTTCTTCTAACAAAGAGTTGTCGAAACCGTCACCAAAAACAAAACAGAAAGTGAAACAGACTCCGAAACCAAAGGCAAAACCGAAAAAGAAATCCAAACGGTAA
- a CDS encoding four-helix bundle copper-binding protein has translation MNRKELLQKAGMAVAVSGILSTLSAEDHNHESASMPTAGKSKYAKAMMAAIHCQLSAEVCLSHCITELGKGDKAMAACAASTREVISLCDSFVKLASQSSTFTKKLANLCVEVCEACAKECDKHANHHAVCKECRDSCLACAKELKKV, from the coding sequence ATGAATCGCAAAGAATTATTACAAAAAGCAGGAATGGCAGTGGCTGTTTCTGGAATTTTATCAACACTTTCCGCAGAAGACCATAACCACGAAAGTGCAAGTATGCCCACTGCAGGGAAATCCAAATACGCAAAAGCGATGATGGCAGCAATCCATTGCCAATTATCAGCAGAAGTATGCCTCAGTCATTGTATCACCGAACTTGGAAAAGGTGATAAAGCGATGGCAGCATGTGCGGCCTCCACTCGTGAAGTGATTAGCCTTTGTGACTCGTTTGTGAAACTTGCGAGCCAAAGTTCAACGTTTACCAAGAAACTAGCAAATTTATGTGTGGAAGTCTGTGAAGCTTGTGCAAAAGAATGTGATAAACATGCCAATCACCATGCAGTTTGCAAAGAATGTAGAGACAGTTGTCTTGCTTGTGCAAAAGAACTAAAAAAAGTTTAA
- a CDS encoding TraB/GumN family protein — protein sequence MRSIKKTTPPRKSAKKGFKTKEPYLFKTIDKTEVHILGTAHISKQSVEEVEKLIQSIKPDVICVELCESRMKSVEDPDYLKKLDIFKVFKERKMWLLLSSLILSSFQKKMGNQDIKPGDEMRKAISLGKSLKKPVLPVDREIQTTLKRSWGNVGFFSKMYLFSALLASLLVKEDVSDEKIEEMKSDDILKDLFSQIPKKYESIKNVIIDERDVYLAEKIRVSTLDKKVKKVVAVVGAGHLAGIERNIDLQNDLSVLDEVPKPKLWDSLSLIIYPVFFAGLIGYTTWSQGGEAGLDLFSKLIYIKGGLAALGALIAWAHPISILLAFITAPIGTFVPIFKAGWVSALSESYLRKPLVEDFERIAEDSETFQGFWKNRVLHIFLVFFLPQFGSTIGTFIVAGKGLKNLF from the coding sequence ATGCGTTCAATCAAAAAAACTACTCCACCAAGAAAATCTGCCAAAAAAGGTTTCAAAACCAAAGAACCTTACCTATTTAAAACCATTGACAAAACAGAAGTCCATATTTTAGGAACTGCCCACATCTCCAAACAAAGTGTGGAAGAAGTTGAAAAACTGATCCAAAGTATCAAACCGGATGTCATTTGTGTTGAGTTATGTGAATCACGCATGAAGTCTGTGGAAGACCCAGACTATCTTAAAAAATTAGATATTTTTAAAGTGTTCAAAGAACGAAAGATGTGGTTATTACTTTCGAGTCTCATCCTCTCTTCGTTTCAGAAAAAAATGGGGAACCAAGACATCAAACCAGGAGATGAAATGCGTAAAGCCATCTCTCTTGGAAAATCACTCAAAAAACCGGTCCTTCCAGTTGACCGAGAAATCCAAACCACTCTCAAACGTTCGTGGGGCAATGTTGGATTTTTTTCTAAGATGTATCTCTTTAGTGCCTTACTTGCATCATTACTTGTCAAAGAAGATGTTTCTGATGAAAAAATTGAAGAAATGAAATCAGATGATATCCTAAAAGATTTATTCTCACAAATTCCAAAAAAATACGAATCTATCAAAAATGTTATCATTGATGAAAGGGATGTATACTTAGCCGAAAAAATCCGCGTTTCTACCTTAGATAAAAAGGTAAAAAAAGTAGTAGCAGTTGTGGGAGCAGGCCACCTCGCTGGGATCGAAAGGAATATAGATTTACAAAATGACTTATCGGTGTTAGACGAAGTACCCAAACCAAAACTTTGGGATAGTCTGAGTCTTATCATCTACCCTGTGTTTTTTGCTGGGCTTATTGGTTATACCACTTGGAGCCAAGGGGGAGAAGCGGGTTTGGATTTGTTTTCTAAACTCATTTACATCAAAGGAGGGCTTGCTGCTCTCGGAGCACTCATTGCATGGGCACACCCCATTTCCATTTTACTTGCTTTCATTACAGCACCCATTGGAACTTTTGTTCCCATTTTTAAGGCGGGTTGGGTGAGTGCCTTATCTGAGTCCTATTTACGAAAACCACTGGTAGAAGATTTTGAAAGAATTGCAGAAGATTCAGAAACCTTTCAAGGGTTTTGGAAAAATAGAGTTTTGCATATCTTTTTGGTTTTTTTCCTCCCCCAATTTGGGTCCACAATTGGAACCTTTATTGTCGCAGGAAAAGGCTTGAAGAATTTATTTTAA
- a CDS encoding chemotaxis protein CheD, whose protein sequence is MSIKSKIINVGIADIKVGKDTDVLRTTLGSCIGIVLYDPDQKIGAISHIMLAKDPTGKDMSKFPHKYGETALPILIDMMKKEGSNIGQFSCRIFGGASMFKGINSQFLQNIGEQNILIVRKFMEEKKIPIIVEDVAGNEGRTISLYCDDGRVLLKKAGMEKYLYKVR, encoded by the coding sequence ATGTCTATAAAATCCAAAATCATCAATGTGGGAATTGCTGACATTAAGGTCGGAAAAGATACGGATGTACTCCGGACTACATTGGGTTCCTGCATTGGAATCGTCTTGTATGACCCCGACCAAAAAATTGGTGCCATTTCACACATCATGCTCGCAAAAGATCCAACTGGAAAAGACATGAGTAAGTTTCCTCACAAATATGGAGAAACAGCACTTCCAATCCTCATTGATATGATGAAAAAGGAAGGATCAAACATTGGGCAATTCTCTTGCCGAATTTTTGGTGGTGCTTCCATGTTTAAAGGAATCAATTCCCAATTCTTACAAAATATTGGGGAACAGAACATTCTCATCGTCAGAAAGTTTATGGAAGAAAAAAAAATCCCAATCATTGTGGAAGATGTAGCTGGTAACGAGGGAAGAACCATCAGTCTCTACTGCGATGACGGTCGCGTTTTGCTAAAAAAAGCTGGTATGGAAAAATACCTTTATAAGGTGCGTTAG
- a CDS encoding HDOD domain-containing protein, translating to MLKSKVDEVLQDVNKLPAISSVVSKVLEKLQKPDVNIADLAQEISKDPAITANVIKLSNSAYYRASKPIRTVQEALMTLGIKTVKEIVLLTAAKGILAQDLNSYQLEAAQLWTASLLVAELSSKIVQHKKLKIDKDLAFTSGLLCSVGKIVLAQFFSPVMMQLKADLKNNQEPFPTLEKKYFGYTHMEVSETLLKRWNFPVDLTDVVANYLTPENSKVNPLLTSVVHIASILIVVSGIGIDIGGESVPISPFALSQTGVTDADIETYFVHIPDLQAGLADLLNV from the coding sequence ATGCTAAAATCAAAAGTTGATGAAGTATTACAAGACGTAAATAAACTACCGGCCATTTCATCGGTTGTTTCCAAGGTATTGGAAAAATTACAAAAACCCGATGTCAACATTGCTGACTTAGCACAAGAAATTTCTAAAGACCCAGCCATTACGGCCAATGTAATCAAACTCTCTAATTCGGCTTATTACCGAGCTTCCAAACCGATTCGAACTGTCCAAGAAGCATTGATGACTTTAGGGATCAAAACGGTAAAAGAAATTGTACTTCTTACTGCAGCAAAGGGAATCCTTGCGCAAGACTTAAACAGTTACCAATTGGAAGCGGCACAATTATGGACTGCATCCTTACTTGTTGCAGAACTTTCTAGTAAAATCGTCCAACACAAAAAGTTAAAAATTGATAAAGACTTAGCCTTTACTTCAGGTCTTTTGTGTAGTGTGGGAAAAATTGTATTAGCTCAGTTCTTTAGCCCTGTGATGATGCAACTCAAAGCAGACTTAAAAAACAACCAAGAACCATTCCCTACATTAGAAAAAAAATACTTCGGTTACACACACATGGAAGTTTCCGAAACACTTTTAAAACGATGGAACTTCCCTGTTGACCTTACCGATGTTGTGGCAAACTACCTCACTCCTGAAAATTCCAAAGTAAATCCTCTCCTCACTTCAGTTGTGCATATAGCAAGTATCCTCATTGTCGTATCAGGGATTGGGATTGATATTGGTGGAGAATCAGTTCCGATTTCGCCATTTGCTCTCAGCCAAACAGGTGTTACTGATGCAGATATCGAAACTTACTTTGTTCACATTCCTGACTTACAAGCAGGTCTTGCCGATTTGTTAAATGTTTAA